In Kordiimonas sp. SCSIO 12610, the sequence GGCGCGGCGCATGCTATCCATCACAATATACATCGCAGGCTTTTTGTTGGACGCATCAAATAAGGCTTTCTTGGCCCTAAGCGCCACGGGCAACACAACCCGCAAATGCAACGATACATCATAATCTTCCATCAGCTTCATCAAATCCGGCGTCGCCAGATAGGAATATGGGCTCCTGAAGGACCAATATACGTCGATGGATTCCATGATTTTCTCCTGCATTTATATTTATGTCACATTATAGATTTTTAGGTAATTTACTCAATGATACAAGTATTTTGGGAATTACTCTTGAAATGATTTACGCCCCTGTTTGATTTATCTAATATCTTTTTCTTCAATGTAGTCTGAATAATATAAGCATAAATTATGAAAATAACTCCAATAACTCGAAGAGATTTGTTTGATGTAATGATTGTCGAGCAAGTCAATTGGTCAGGTTCGCTCGATGAAACCGAATTTTTATCCCGTTTGTATAATTTGAAACAAATACCTTCAACCGATTATAGGTACTCTGATGCTGAAGGAGATATTTTCCAACATAGGGTCAACAATTCAGATTGGGAAGATCATTGGATATTCAACGATCGTCGATTTGCACTGATGAATGGTGACGATGAAATATTACTAAAGTTCCTAGCAGAAACTGTTCATCCAGTTGTTAGACCTGATGTAACTTCATCTCAGAAACTTGTAACTATCTACAATAACATTTTAATTAATGATGGTTTTGAAATCGCTGAAAGAGCCAGAATTTCAGGAAAGCCAATTTACATAGGCAGAAACATCGGGACATCAACGATACCTGCTTTATCGGCAGCAAAAGATACTCTGAGTGCAACAGATTTGGTTTATGTTACACAGCAAATAACACGAA encodes:
- a CDS encoding abortive infection family protein; protein product: MKITPITRRDLFDVMIVEQVNWSGSLDETEFLSRLYNLKQIPSTDYRYSDAEGDIFQHRVNNSDWEDHWIFNDRRFALMNGDDEILLKFLAETVHPVVRPDVTSSQKLVTIYNNILINDGFEIAERARISGKPIYIGRNIGTSTIPALSAAKDTLSATDLVYVTQQITRMEAAVHNDPSLAIGTAKELIESCCKTILQEREINLGNGDDLPKLVKTTVRELKLTPNDIPDATKAADSIRKLLSNLATVAYGIAELRNKYGTGHGKAGQTRGLTSRHAKLAVGAASTLSVFLVETHRDQNNN